From a region of the Candidatus Cloacimonadota bacterium genome:
- the cdaA gene encoding diadenylate cyclase CdaA: MSFLVPKVLDIFDIIIVGYIFYRVILLVRGTKTYQVLWGLILIFIFYSIAQLLNLTLLGSVINIIKDFWVIGIIVLFQPEIRTALIKFGQKPFFHSIFPPKDTHRFTELLNSIRTMAYNRIGGIFVIVNKVGIDDYIATGEIINAEISEKLILTIFNKKTVLHDGAIVIKSNRIVAAKVILPLTTQSKYIKKYGTRHQAGIGISEQTDALVIIVSENTGKISTVKNGVINEKVSIDILSQTLMDELER; encoded by the coding sequence ATGAGTTTTCTGGTTCCGAAAGTTTTAGATATATTTGATATTATAATAGTTGGATACATATTTTATAGAGTAATCTTACTTGTTCGTGGAACAAAAACATATCAGGTTCTCTGGGGTCTAATTCTTATTTTTATATTCTATTCAATTGCACAATTACTTAATCTTACTCTTCTTGGTTCAGTTATAAATATTATTAAAGATTTTTGGGTTATTGGCATCATAGTACTCTTTCAGCCAGAGATCCGAACAGCATTAATCAAATTTGGGCAGAAACCTTTTTTCCATTCAATTTTTCCACCTAAGGATACTCACCGATTTACAGAATTATTAAACTCAATAAGAACAATGGCATACAATAGAATTGGTGGGATATTTGTAATTGTAAATAAAGTTGGCATAGATGATTACATAGCAACAGGAGAAATTATCAATGCGGAAATATCTGAAAAATTGATTCTCACAATCTTTAATAAAAAAACAGTCCTTCATGATGGGGCAATAGTTATTAAAAGTAATCGTATTGTAGCAGCAAAAGTAATTCTGCCTTTGACAACACAGAGTAAATACATAAAAAAGTATGGAACTCGTCATCAAGCAGGAATTGGCATTTCAGAGCAGACAGATGCATTAGTAATAATAGTTTCAGAAAATACAGGTAAAATTTCTACGGTAAAAAATGGAGTCATAAACGAGAAAGTTTCTATAGACATTCTTTCTCAAACTTTGATGGATGAATTAGAG
- the folP gene encoding dihydropteroate synthase: protein MNRILSINKSEDIIDEFQKIGVTSQGIKSMWQKANCIAMKLKNIKTGAANIIKQNMLSLGGDAAVARGVVNGKVDRSDVIILGSIQNIRLLQEKLLHQDVFEIPEICKSINQLLKIEMDSQEKYLNVRGHILSLNRTLIMGILNVSPDSFYDGGKYTTLDSAVNQIEKMIAEGADIIDIGGQSTRPYSKEISPDEELSRVLPIVEKAIKKFDFPFSIDTYKSQVAKAALEVGVHMVNDISALRFDDKMAGTVAKFPDVPLVLMHIKGTPKDMQVNPIYDDVIEEILEYLTESIKIATNSKIKERNIIIDPGLGFGKRLEDNFKIIRRIEEFRCLGKPILLGCSNKSFIGKILEAEIDQRLEGTLAINAYSILNKVDIIRVHEVAPHKKLVRMLNHLKKGDR from the coding sequence ATGAATAGAATACTGTCAATAAACAAGTCAGAAGACATCATTGATGAATTTCAAAAGATAGGCGTTACCTCTCAAGGTATAAAGTCTATGTGGCAAAAAGCAAATTGTATTGCCATGAAATTAAAGAACATCAAAACAGGTGCTGCAAATATCATTAAACAAAATATGCTAAGTCTTGGTGGTGATGCTGCTGTGGCAAGAGGAGTTGTAAATGGTAAAGTCGATAGGTCTGATGTTATCATTTTGGGAAGTATTCAAAATATCAGACTTCTACAAGAAAAATTATTGCATCAAGATGTCTTTGAAATCCCAGAAATCTGTAAATCAATTAACCAATTGCTAAAAATAGAGATGGATAGTCAGGAAAAATATCTAAATGTAAGGGGTCATATATTAAGTCTAAATCGTACTCTAATTATGGGAATACTTAATGTGTCTCCTGATTCTTTCTATGATGGCGGCAAATATACTACATTGGATTCCGCAGTAAATCAGATTGAAAAAATGATAGCAGAAGGGGCTGATATAATTGATATAGGTGGACAATCCACTCGTCCTTATTCTAAAGAAATTTCTCCGGATGAGGAACTCTCAAGGGTCTTGCCAATCGTAGAAAAGGCAATTAAAAAATTTGATTTCCCTTTTTCTATTGATACTTATAAATCACAAGTTGCAAAAGCTGCTCTTGAGGTAGGAGTTCATATGGTAAATGATATTAGTGCACTCCGTTTTGATGACAAGATGGCAGGCACAGTTGCAAAATTTCCTGATGTCCCTCTTGTGCTGATGCATATTAAAGGAACCCCTAAAGATATGCAAGTTAATCCTATTTACGATGATGTTATTGAAGAGATTTTAGAATATCTGACAGAATCAATAAAAATAGCAACCAATTCTAAAATTAAAGAAAGGAATATAATCATTGACCCTGGTCTTGGTTTTGGTAAACGATTAGAAGACAATTTTAAAATCATTCGCAGAATAGAAGAATTCCGCTGCCTTGGAAAGCCAATACTACTTGGCTGCTCAAATAAAAGTTTTATTGGGAAAATACTTGAGGCTGAGATAGACCAAAGATTAGAAGGCACCTTAGCAATAAATGCTTACTCTATTCTCAATAAAGTTGATATTATAAGAGTACATGAAGTTGCTCCTCATAAAAAATTAGTCAGGATGCTAAATCATCTTAAGAAAGGGGATAGATGA
- a CDS encoding type II toxin-antitoxin system PemK/MazF family toxin, with protein sequence MIKNKIVLVPFPFDNLTTAKVRPAVCLTDKVGPHNHVVVAFITSQVPVDLMDTDIVVDSDNKDFQKTGLKVSSTIRLHCLMTISTSIIRRELGQLSKEHQAQIDKRLVKLFQLQDKI encoded by the coding sequence ATGATTAAAAATAAAATAGTATTAGTCCCATTTCCATTTGATAATCTAACGACTGCAAAAGTTAGACCTGCCGTGTGTTTAACAGATAAAGTTGGACCTCATAATCATGTTGTTGTAGCATTCATTACAAGTCAGGTTCCAGTTGATTTAATGGATACTGATATTGTTGTGGATTCCGATAATAAGGATTTTCAAAAAACTGGCTTAAAAGTCTCATCAACAATTCGGTTACATTGTTTAATGACAATTTCCACATCAATTATCAGAAGAGAATTGGGACAATTGTCAAAAGAACATCAAGCACAAATTGATAAACGATTGGTAAAATTATTTCAGCTACAAGATAAGATTTGA